The window TGGTCATTTTGATGACAAGCCTGCTCCTACACCATTTGATCCTAGCATCAAACTAGTGCGAAACTCTAGTGACGTTCTTGATCAATTGACATATTCTCGGATTGTTGGGAGTCTTATGTATGCCATGCATTGTACCAGGCCGTATATTGGTTATGCAAAGAGGAACTTTGAGCAAGTTTACTAGTAACCCCGGAGTTGAACATTGGAATGCCTTAATTCGTGTTTTAAGGTATCTAAAGGGCACGATTAATAATGGCCTACATTATTCTACCTTTCCAGCAGTTATTGAAGGCTATAGTGATGCTACTTGGAATTCTGATCCAAATGACTCTAAATCTATTCTTTCGCTTGGATTTTCACTTTGGCCGGAGCAACAATCTCTTGGAAATCAAAAAGTTGGACATGTATTACTCACTCAACCATGGAGTCGAATTTATAGCTATGTCTTCTTTGGAGAAGAAGCTCGATCGGCTTCGAAGTATGCCGATAGATATTCCTATGTGGAGTAAGCCAATGCCACCTTTGACTATCTATTGTGATAATAAAGCTGCTATTTTTCGGGCTTCAAGTGATTGTTACAATGGCAAATCGAGGCAAGTTCATCTCAAACACAATCATGTGAGAAGACTATTGGAGGATGGCATAATATCACTTCACTATGTGAAGTCTAGATTTAATCTAGCAGATCCTTTGTCTAAAGGATTAGGCAAAGAGTTAGTAATGGAAACTTGTAAAGGGATGGGAATAAAACTGTTGTAAACTAATGGTACTTTATGGTAACCCTACCTAATGATGTAATCTTAGGTTCAAAGGGAAAACAAGTAAAGTTACAATTGTGGAGCACATCAATAAAAATTCCATTTCTTCAAAGAGTGAGTAAATGTGCATAGGTTGAGATTCTATTCTCTTAATAAGTCTATAAACCGGTATCGGTTGGAGTGTGTAGGAACCCTCTTGATAGATTTACCGACACTTTGCTGTAAAGGAGGATGAGATTAAGTTCTCTTAATGAATTCGTAGACTATTTGGTCGGAGTATGCAAAGTTACTCTTGATGAATTCACCGTGCTAAGTGCGAAGTGGAGGCCGCTTCAATAAGATTTTTAACAGGAAATCTTAAAGCACTTAGTTTAAAGGATTCAGGACACATGGCCGTAAGGTGTCGAAGGATTACGATTTTCACAGGAACATAGTAATGTGCGTGGAAATTTTTCTACTTCATTTAATGATCTACTCAGTTCAAGATTCGTTCACTAAGTAGTCAATGATTTAGAATGTATTCACTAGCTAATGGTTCAAGTCCAAAAGACACCATTATTGATGCATATTACTAGATTAAtgtctcaaaaatattttcaaaatttcttgaaacaagtgggggattgttaagttaatgttttaattaattttgaaacatttcatatgacaaaaagtttttcaaactaaatgaatgtgaatttgaagatacattcttcatttagtattttacgTTTTAGGTTCTTGAAAGTTACATGAAAGTTGcatgtattttaagaaaaaattcatgaacctattttaaatcctatttaatgaaaacttttatgttatgtaattttttatcctataaatagtgtttcattcttttggaaaaggcaagcacttgaagaaaacaatttcctCTTAAAACTTTAGAGAGACATTGATCAAAAGGTGAAATCACCAATTCAAGAATAGAAGagcaactttcttgaatgctaCTTGTTGTGGCTTAGTTGAATTCCGAAGATAgagttgttatttattcttccgTTTGCTCGTGGGAGAGACTCCAACTATCTTCAAGAAACGTCTTAACGTGCCTCTAAGCCAAGCAAGTTTattttggatttattttattattatcattcttGTTCTAACAGTTATCAGCTGCATTCCACTGACCATTTGAACCTTTGAAAACCAAGAGACAGTGATACTATGACAAGGCTTGTTTAGCTAATTAGCACGATATATTATAAAGTTATTGTTTATGATGGGCTGTTCAGAGCTGGACCACCATCAACATGATTGCACTATGGAAATGATTAATTAAGACAAGACATTTTTGTGTCTCGAAATCAGTGGCATATACAGATTATTACTCAAGCAATGTCAGTCTATGGCCAAAACTAAATTAGTACGCTAGATTGGATTTGAAGAGGTGGGGTTTAAAAAAGGCTTTAATTTACCTCCATCCAAAACTGAGATTTACTTAGCATTATTTTTCGAacggtgttatatatatgtacatattaatttttgtataatattatgTTTGTCCGTCTctgtatatataataaaaatgttaagGGAAGCAGTTGGAACATGTAAACATAAGCACCATGAGCCGTAGCCGTCCCTGCATGAATAGAATCTTCATTCAGAGGCATGAAAAACAATgtaacctctttttttttttttttttttttttttaaccttacCAACAAAATATTATGGCAAGAGCCGAAACTTATGTCATGCTCTACTATTGTTCCTAATGATTTGACGGGATCTTTATGGATTCATCGTTAAGATGGCATTTGCCTGAGAAACTTGAGGTGTGAAAATTGGATACTGTTGGGATTATGCTATATGAATCTTTACGAGGTTAACTTTTACTATTTGTAGAGCATTGCTAGCATCTATTATGCGGCATGCAAGTGTGGGCCGAGCTATTCTTGTTTAAGCGAGGCAATTGACGCCCATTTTAGCGAAAAATTACATTGTGTAAATaggttagaatttttttttatatattttttaatgcATATACACTATGTTGAATCCCTTTGATTTCTTCGcgtgtttacttttttatattttgaataaaaaatcTTAGCTCTGCCACTAGTTGCAAGGTGCAACTTTCGCCTTGCTCAACTCTGCCTCCTCCCCTATGCGAATCCCAGCTCCTAGCAAGGCAGAGTTGGTTAAAACTTGTAGCCTGTTAAGCAGaaccattttttcctttttcgatATGGGGCCTGAAATGCACTATTCCAACTAATCCGGATTTGCATAAAATCCACCCAAAGGGGAAGCGCTCTCTATTAGGAGTTTGTGCATCCCAAAGCTCGAACATGAGACCTCTAGTTGAGGTCTAGGAAATCCATGTCCCACCACACTTCTTATTGGTCCCAGAATTAGACTCGCCAGTTGTAGTTTGAGATAATAAATATCATGGAAAACTTGAGATTTAGTCATTGCATTATTACAGGTGAAGGTACaaatatttaattgtgcacACCTGCTTAATAGAAAGACAAActtatggaaaagaaaaatgctGAAAATGGAAGTTTATGATCATGACAAGAAAGGTGGAGGAGGTGATTCAGAAAGAGATAGAGGAGAAGATTTGAAGTTGGGAACAGAACAGGGAATGTAAGTATATGCATGTAGTGGACGTACCTTGTTTGAGCAAGGAATTCTACACATTCGATTGTTGATCTTTGTGATGGCAATCCGGGAATGCGGTTTTTCCTTACATCAACTACTCCATCGTTGATCAAATTCAGGCAAATCGGTCCGACTCCTATAAAATAGTTATCAGACAATGACAAATTTGCCAAATTTCCCAGTGAACAGATCACATCTGGCACCATCCCATATAACTGATTCCCAGCAAAATTCAAGATCTCCACATTCTCCAAACATCCTAATGAGAATGGAAGTGGACCTGTTAGCCTATTGTTTCCGGCATCAAAAACAACTGCTTCTTTCAAGAGTCCAAGTTCATATGGAAGACAGCCACTTAACAAGTTATTAAGTAGCAAAATTTCACTCAGGCTTGCAAGGATTTTGGAGATACTATGCGGGATTGGACCGAAGAATCTATTGTTGGCTAAGGTAAGATAAAGAACGTGGCTGCTGCTGCCTATGTTATCAGGAAGTTTCTGCATgaaattattgttgttgatgaagagTGCATCAAGATCTTCCTTTGTGAACAACTGAGGTGGAACTGATCCAGTGAAAGA is drawn from Lycium ferocissimum isolate CSIRO_LF1 unplaced genomic scaffold, AGI_CSIRO_Lferr_CH_V1 ctg15442, whole genome shotgun sequence and contains these coding sequences:
- the LOC132042451 gene encoding LOW QUALITY PROTEIN: uncharacterized protein At4g06744-like (The sequence of the model RefSeq protein was modified relative to this genomic sequence to represent the inferred CDS: inserted 1 base in 1 codon), with the protein product MMNCSNKFLLLVLSMFIVGHTINTLKITTASSGHGRRKVAAAAAQSPDPSKQQNQLFFVDQRLAVVYPIIQRFKNTITSDPLGVTKSWVGPNICNYTGFYCDNPPDNNSAIAVASIDFNGFQLSALNLDGFLDQLPDIALFHANSNNFSGTLSANIANLPYLYELDISNNQFSGPFPPAILGMSSLSFLDIRFNSFTGSVPPQLFTKEDLDALFINNNNFMQKLPDNIGSSSHVLYLTLANNRFFGPIPHSISKILASLSEILLLNNLLSGCLPYELGLLKEAVVFDAGNNRLTGPLPFSLGCLENVEILNFAGNQLYGMVPDVICSLGNLANLSLSDNYFIGVGPICLNLINDGVVDVRKNRIPGLPSQRSTIECVEFLAQTRYVHYMXYTYIPCSVPNFKSSPLSLSESPPPPFLS